One Manihot esculenta cultivar AM560-2 chromosome 6, M.esculenta_v8, whole genome shotgun sequence DNA segment encodes these proteins:
- the LOC110617043 gene encoding auxin-responsive protein SAUR72 yields the protein MKQLIRRLSRVADSSQYSLLRSDTQSRTCSASRSTRRADSFRCLVKPVRRAGGGKSVPEGHVPVYVGAEMERFLVSAELLNHPIFIGLLNKSAQEYGYDQKGVLRIPCHVLVFEQIMEALRLGLESRELEDLLSSLFTDDYL from the coding sequence ATGAAGCAGCTCATCCGCCGCCTCTCTCGAGTCGCCGACTCTTCCCAGTACAGCCTCCTGCGTTCCGATACACAATCCCGCACTTGTTCCGCTTCTAGGTCGACGCGCAGGGCGGACTCCTTCCGGTGTTTGGTCAAACCGGTACGGCGAGCCGGTGGAGGGAAGTCAGTGCCAGAAGGTCATGTTCCTGTATATGTCGGCGCCGAGATGGAGCGGTTCCTGGTGAGTGCAGAGTTGCTGAATCACCCGATCTTCATCGGCTTGCTTAACAAGTCTGCTCAAGAATACGGCTACGACCAAAAAGGAGTGCTGAGAATTCCTTGTCACGTGCTGGTTTTTGAGCAAATCATGGAAGCGCTTCGACTAGGCCTTGAGTCCCGTGAGCTGGAAGACC